The nucleotide sequence ATCTTCGGATCCGCGCGGATGATGCGCGCCGCCGCGATGCCATCCATCCGCGGCAGCACCAGGTCCATCAGGATGCAGTCCACCGGCTGCGCCTTCAGCAGCGAGAGCGCCTCCTCGGCCGAGACCGCGGCGATGAGGTCATGCCCGTCCTTGCGCAGCTCCTCCACCACGGCATGGAGGAAGGTGGGGCTGTCATCCACCACCAGCACCCGGCGGCGGCGCGCGGCGGCCACCAGCTTCGGCTCCAGGTCCATCGTGGTGGAGCGCGCCCGCGTCAGCTCCCGGGCCCGCTTCACCACCAGGGCCGGATCGTACGGCTTGCCCACGTAGTCGTTGGCCCCGCCGCTCAGGCCTCGGAGCCGGGCCTTCACGGCCGCCTCCGCGGAGAGCACGAGCACGGGCACATGGGCCGTGCGCTCCTCGGCGCGAAGCTGGATGAGCAGCTCCACGCCGTCTCCATCCTGGAGGATGACGTCGAGGATGATCAGATCGACCCACTCCTCGGAGAGCGCCTTGCGCGCTGCCGCGATGCCTCCACACACCAGGGTATTGAAGCCCGCGGCGCTGAGTACCCCGCGGAGATCCGCTCGCACAGTCGCGCTGTCATCGACGATGAGCACACTGGGTTTCATGCTGGCCTTCCTTTCACTGCCGTGCGCGCGAGTGCCGCCAGGCACCCGGGCAGATCCTGCAACCCGACGACGTGTTGGACCGCGCCCAGCCGGATGGCCTCGCACGGCATTCCAAAGACGGCGGAGCTGGCCTCGTCCTGAGCCAGCGTTGTTGCGCCCACCTTCTGGAGCGCCTGAAGCCCCTGGGCTCCGTCCCGCCCCATCCCCGTCAGCAGGCAGCCAATGGCGTACGGCCCAAGCTGCTGCGCGGCCGACTCGAAGAGCACATCCACCGAGGGACGGCACGAGTGCCGCTCCGGCTCGTCCGTCAGCCACAGCCGGCCGCTGTGCATCCGCAGGTGCCGGTTGGCCCGTGCCATCACCACCTGAGGAAGGCCCACCGGTGGCAGTGGCTCTCCGTCCACCGCCTGGCGCACGGGGAAGGGCGCGTCCTTGCCCAGCAACTCTATCAGCGTGTTCTCGAAGGACTCGGAGAGGTGGAGCACCAGGAAGATGGGCAGAGAGAAGTCTCGAGGCAGTCCCCGGATCAACTGCCGCACGGCCGTGGGGCCGCCGGTGGAGCCGCCCATCACGACCGCACGCGGAGCTCGCGCCGGAGCGGGCAGGAGCGGCGGCCTCGAAGGCCTGGGGAGAGTGAGCGATGTCATGGAGCAGTCCTCCGCTCTTCCGGCCCGCCGGAGAGGCGCGCCACGGTGTCGAGGAAGCCCTGTTGATCAAACTCGCCCTTGACGATGTACGCCGAGACCCCCACCTCTTTCCCGCGTCTCCGGGCTTCCTCGGTTCCCAGGGATGACACCATGATCACGGGCAGCGCCGCCAGTGAGGGGTGGGCCCGCAGTCTTCGGGTGAACTCCAGCCCGCTCATGCCCGGCATCTCCACATCCACGATGATGAGCGCTGGAGGGCTCTTGAGCACCTGCTCCATGCCCTCCTCGCCGGAGGCCGCCAGCGCCACGGCGTAGCCCGCGGACTCGAGGATGCTCTGCTCCAGCATCCGCGTCGTCACCGAGTCGTCGATGACGAGGATGCTGCGGCGGCGCATGGTGCGAGGCGCGGCCGGGAGTGCCGAGCCCTGGCGGACGCGCTGGGCCAGCCCCACCGCGTCCAGCACGAGCACGGGCTCGCCCTGGGCATCGAAGCTGGCGCCGGCCACCAGCGGCAGCGCGGGAACGGAGGGCGGCAGCGGCTTCACCACCACGCGGCGGATGCCGTACATCCGGTCCAGGCCCACCGCCACCTGCTCCGCGCCCTGGCCGAGCACTGCCACCGACCACGGCCGGTTGCGCGCCTCCTCGGCTCGCCCCAGCACCGTCACCAGGGGGAGGAAGGGCACGGCCTGGCCCTCGTGGACGAAGGTGGCGTGGGCGCCCGTCCAGGTAAAGGACTCTGGGGGCAGGCGCACCGAGGCCGTCAGTGCATCCAGCGGCAGCAGCAGCCGCTGGCCGCCCGCCTCGGCCTCCAGCACCTCCTGCGAGATGAGGGAGACGGGCACCTCCAGCGTGAAGCGAGTGCCCAGGCC is from Hyalangium minutum and encodes:
- a CDS encoding response regulator, whose protein sequence is MKPSVLIVDDSATVRADLRGVLSAAGFNTLVCGGIAAARKALSEEWVDLIILDVILQDGDGVELLIQLRAEERTAHVPVLVLSAEAAVKARLRGLSGGANDYVGKPYDPALVVKRARELTRARSTTMDLEPKLVAAARRRRVLVVDDSPTFLHAVVEELRKDGHDLIAAVSAEEALSLLKAQPVDCILMDLVLPRMDGIAAARIIRADPKMATVPLLMFTALFESQKMAEALAAGVDAFCPKASDMTLLRAQVRNLLRRRAAEDEPPRHAMPRSSMASAAPGRLFDRVVACSGLSPVIAATTITRACRRANVDPEHLNVGTLIQAMPSIREALRVFLTEHETRRCMAEIEEFTREGQPSLAAM
- a CDS encoding CheB methylesterase domain-containing protein, whose protein sequence is MTSLTLPRPSRPPLLPAPARAPRAVVMGGSTGGPTAVRQLIRGLPRDFSLPIFLVLHLSESFENTLIELLGKDAPFPVRQAVDGEPLPPVGLPQVVMARANRHLRMHSGRLWLTDEPERHSCRPSVDVLFESAAQQLGPYAIGCLLTGMGRDGAQGLQALQKVGATTLAQDEASSAVFGMPCEAIRLGAVQHVVGLQDLPGCLAALARTAVKGRPA